One genomic window of Pieris rapae chromosome 15, ilPieRapa1.1, whole genome shotgun sequence includes the following:
- the LOC111001333 gene encoding carnosine N-methyltransferase has product MSSIPAAEEIDEAKERAHFQAVVNAFKYYKLCCLDRIHKSEKIISILPDLHQKRLSKYQSYLTKFKNCLDVNNSVVHLIIKHVDTMFENVDHTIDAAETNGTEIGCNYNNCDISSQKKHKMQHDVEKVQTVIKNIVRDWSESGAAEREQCYKPILDELEERYPKPEFIDRSHIKVLVPGAGLGRLAWEIAARGFSCQGNEFSLFMLFASNFLLNKCHEANEYTVYPWVHQYVNHMTSEHQVTQATFPDIPPSSHQSHFSITAGDFLKVYKTADDWDCVASCFFIDCAPNVIEFIERIYEILKPGGIWINLGPLLYHYSDMPNEISIEPPYDILMDIISDVGFEILKEKTGVKTKYAQNPNSMLQNEYNSVYFVCRKPSS; this is encoded by the exons atgtcatcTATACCAGCAGCCGAAGAAATTGATGAAGCGAAAGAACGCGCCCATTTTCAAGCCGTTgtaaatgcttttaaatactataa ATTATGCTGCTTAGATagaatacataaatctgaaaaaataatatcaatactGCCAGATTTACATCAAAAGAGATTAAGCAAATACCAATCCTACCTcactaagtttaaaaattgtctTGATGTCAATAACAGTGTTGTTCACCtcataataaaacatgttgACACAATGTTTGAGAATGTAGACCATACAATAGATGCAGCTGAGACAAATGGTACAGAAATTggatgtaattataataattgtgatATTAGCTCACAGAAGAAGCATAAAATGCAGCATGATGTTGAAAAg GTACAAAcagtaattaagaatattgtaagaGATTGGAGTGAATCTGGGGCTGCTGAAAGAGAACAGTGTTATAAACCTATATTAGATGAGTTGGAAGAAAGATATCCCAAGCCAGAATTCAT TGACAGGTCACACATTAAAGTATTAGTGCCAGGAGCAGGTCTTGGAAGGTTAGCTTGGGAAATAGCCGCCAGAGGATTCTCCTGCCAGGGGAATGAGTTTTCCTTGTTCATGCTGTTTGccagtaattttttattgaataaatgcCATgag gcAAATGAATATACAGTGTATCCCTGGGTGCATCAATATGTGAACCACATGACCAGCGAACACCAAGTGACACAAGCCACCTTCCCCGATATACCACCTTCGAGTCACCAATCCCACTTCTCTATCACAGCTGGCGATTTCCTAAAG GTATACAAAACAGCCGATGATTGGGATTGTGTCGCAAGTTGCTTCTTCATAGATTGCGCGCCAAATGTCATTGAATTTATTGAAAGGATCTACGAGATATTGAAGCCTGGTGGTATATGGATTAATTTGGGACCGCTTTTGTATCATTATAG cgACATGCCAAATGAGATAAGCATAGAACCGCCGTACGATATATTGATGGACATAATTTCAGATGTCGGCTTTGAAATATTG aAAGAGAAAACCGGTGTAAAAACGAAATACGCCCAAAACCCCAACTCGATGCTACAAAATGAATACAATtcagtatattttgtttgcagGAAACCGTCTagttaa
- the LOC111001334 gene encoding chymotrypsin-1, producing MVWAGASSENAPFVAAILDGDKFACAGAIMSEKWIITAGHCVKVLEPKDIKVVVGTTDYKKPGQTLTVASIEEHPNFGDITTFNYDVALLKLASDIKLDDKTKSIALTGSDIKSKELLKITGWKHDANTNLKSLKSEAIKDNNDCARLSSVEADNLFCLAKSQNESYNGELGPRDLQGGPIVGTENKLDGIIYTLVKPKKIIGLAMRLNNFSEWIKETMQKK from the exons atgg TATGGGCTGGTGCGTCTTCGGAAAACGCGCCGTTCGTGGCGGCTATTTTAGATGGCGATAAATTCGCCTGTGCTGGAGCTATAATGAGTGAGAAGTGGATTATTACTGCAGGGCACTGCGTTAAGgt TTTGGAACCCAAAGATATCAAAGTTGTGGTCGGTACAACAGACTACAAAAAGCCCGGCCAGACTCTCACAGTGGCATCAATCGAAGAACATCCTAATTTTGGTGATATCACGACGTTCAACTATGATGTAGCTCTATTAAAACTTGCGTCCGACATCAAGTTAgatgacaaaacaaaaagtattgcTCTCACCGGTTCCGATATTAAATCCaaggaattattaaaaattactggATGGAAACat GACGCAAATACCAACTTGAAATCACTGAAATCTGAAGCAATTAAAGATAACAATGATTGTGCACGATTGTCGTCAGTTGAAGccgataatttgttttgtttagcaAAAAGCCAAAATGAATCATATAATGGGGAACTAGGCCCG CGTGATCTTCAAGGAGGTCCAATCGTTGGTACTGAAAACAAACTGGATGGTATCATCTATACATTagtaaaaccaaaaaaaataattggacTCGCTATGCGTTTGAATAATTTCTCGGAATGGATAAAAGAAACGAtgcaaaaaaagtaa
- the LOC111001332 gene encoding angiotensin-converting enzyme, translating into MTKAIFLISLTLIGACFSSDNLFEIINKGMIKYNAIGAEIGWQSLTNPGNSGLARRAAVYQKDRLLWQHENCDYLSKLYYNNELNASQNKQTYLLCRGPKFTYEETRKTSYLYEEIQSIYNDVKVCFPAHGNNTLTDFEAAIWKKTNDAEFKFERSITKREAVCLIGEKDFEKVMKYSKNESVLKWTWSIWRENMRAMKMPYLNMLEIENKAAKRNGYEDMGASWRDETELPNLRLLCYQLYESILPLYKLLHGVVRYQLRKFYGNIVPESGPIPAHLLGDLWSQNWESLDELMVPRTVDFDKRINKLNWTVDYMVKRAEDFYTSLGLPAMTDTFWRESVFRRENASIRCHGTAADMFKKGDYRLLYCADNTFEDLYVIHHEMGHIQYYMAYNTQPGLYRQANTALHEAIGDTIMLGVATPQHLHRLGLLKDEELYNTSIKISNIDLIKFETKSSLLKEKEKKLRNNNRNIIINKIFDTDKIQYEIVNRRKKGKTLADQIFENVKSDITTDDILILKHALNKIPQIPFALVLDEYRWRLFEGKLDQRYLNMEFWELSRQLQGIAPIEKRGEEYFDVGAKYHVADNIPYTRYFLSSFLQYQLFERLCKAAIFGRQPKSLPDSIPLHRCDIYGSKAAGKILRNIMSQGSSQHWQGILNDAADIDNINSEALKRYYRPLYNLLKRLVAKYNIPIGW; encoded by the exons ATGacaaaagcaatatttttaatttcacttaCGCTTATCGGCGCTTGCTTCAGTTCTGATAATCTATttgaaattatcaataaaggaatgataaaatataatgcgATTGGAGCGGAAATAGGCTGGCAATCTTTAACTAATCCTGGAAACTCCGGTTTAGCTAGAAGGGCAGCCGTGTATCAAAAGGATCGTTTGTTATGGCAACACGAAAATTGTGATTATctgtcaaaattatattataacaatgaaCTAAATGCTTCCCAAAATAAACAGACCTATTTGCTATGTCGAGGACCAAAATTTACTTATGAAGAAACGAG AAAAACTAGTTACTTATATGAAGAGATACAATCAATTTATAATGATGTTAAAGTCTGTTTTCCCGCCCATGGTAACAATACCCTGACAGATTTTGAAGCTGCCATctggaaaaaaacaaatgatgcggaatttaaatttgaacgtTCGATTACGAAAAGGGAAGCCGTATGTTTGATCGGAGAAAAGGATTTTGAGAAAGTAATGAAATATTCGAAAAACGAATCCGTTTTAAAATGGACGTGGTCTATTTGGCGGGAAAATATGAGAGCTATGAAAATGCCATATTTGAACATGTtggaaattgaaaataaagcGGCGAAACGAAATG GCTACGAAGATATGGGTGCATCATGGCGAGACGAGACAGAATTACCGAATTTACGTCTATTATGTTACCAATTATATGAAAGTATTTTACCCTTGTACAAATTATTACACGGTGTTGTTAGGTATCAGTTAAGGAAATTTTATGGTAACATCGTTCCAGAAAGCGGGCCTATACCGGCGCATTTACTTG gtGATCTATGGTCGCAAAACTGGGAATCCTTAGACGAGTTGATGGTACCGCGAACAGTTGATTTTGATAAgcgaattaataaattaaattggacCGTGGACTATATG gtAAAACGCGCTGAAGATTTTTACACGTCACTCGGGCTGCCCGCAATGACAGATACGTTTTGGCGGGAATCTGTGTTTCGGCGGGAAAACGCTTCAATCCGTTGCCATGGCACCGCGGCGGACATGTTTAAAAAGGGGGATTAcag GCTCTTATACTGCGCGGACAATACGTTTGAAGACTTGTATGTGATACACCACGAAATGGgtcatatacaatattatatggcTTATAATACACAACCAGGGCTGTATCGC caaGCAAATACTGCTCTTCACGAGGCTATAGGTGACACTATAATGTTAGGGGTAGCCACCCCACAGCACTTACACAGACTGGGCCTGCTTAAAGATGAAGAATTATACAACACTAGTatcaaaataagtaatatcgATCTTATTAAATTCGAAACTAAATCGAGCCTTCTTAaggagaaagaaaaaaaacttagaaACAACAACAGAAACATAATAATCAACAAAATATTCGATACAGATAAAATTCAATACGAAATAgtaaatagaagaaaaaaaggaaaaacttTAGCCGAccaaatttttgaaaatgtcaAGAGTGACATAACCACAGATGATATTCTCATTTTGAAACACGctttaaacaaaataccaCAGATACCATTCGCCCTTGTTCTCGACGAGTACCGATGGAGGCTTTTTGAAGGGAAATTGGATCAAAGATATCTAAATATGGAGTTTTGGGAATTAAGTAGACAGTTGCAGGGAATAGCGCCGATAGAAAAAAGAGGAGAAGAATATTTTGATGTGGGTGCCAAGTATCACGTTGCTGATAATATACCGTATACAAG gTATTTTCTAAGTAGTTTTCTACAGTATCAACTATTTGAGAGACTATGCAAAGCAGCTATCTTCGGGCGTCAGCCTAAATCTCTGCCTGATTCCATTCCTCTTCATCGCTGTGACATCTATGGATCAAAGGCCGCTGGAAAAATTTTAAG GAATATAATGTCTCAAGGAAGTTCTCAACACTGGCAAGGAATACTTAATGACGCGGCAgacatagataatattaacTCGGAAGCTTTGAAACGCTACTACCGCCCTCTATATAATCTATTAAAACGCCTTGTTGCAAAGTATAACATACCAATTGGCTGGTGA
- the LOC111001331 gene encoding protein KTI12 homolog translates to MPLIIICGTPVSGKTTRSREIKDYFENTHNKQVDIVSEDEAIIKLGYDKESTYLDSQKEKRVRGYLKSEVIRLINKDNTVILDGSNYIKGYRYELYCASKASKSTQCTVYTIRFHQDAWDDNQKRVKDKEESNGNTDVHTEPYTEEIFNALTKLRFEEPNSNSRWDSPLFTVQPSDVLDLEAIYNVLYKRKPPPPNMSTQNPPLSSTNFLYELDNTTQAISKRILEAKEIDAFEVKFSEYPGCVLEGNFLQTINPQSLLRLRRQFLTYAKMNHSNENSNKLGRFFIQYLNKSLMN, encoded by the exons ATGCCCCTAATTATAATTTGCGGCACTCCTGTAAGTGGAAAAACAACTAGATCCAGAGAAATAAAGGACTATTTTGagaacacacataacaaacaAGTTGATATTGTATCAGAGGATGAAGCTATAATAAAGTTGGGTTATGACAAGGAATCAACATACTTAGATTCTCAAAAGGAAAAAAGGGTGCGTGGATACCTTAAGTCTGAAGTCATACgacttattaataaagataatactGTAATATTGGATGGCAGTAACTATATCAAAG GCTATAGGTATGAGCTATACTGTGCATCAAAAGCATCTAAATCTACACAATGTACAGTATACACAATACGGTTTCACCAGGATGCATGGGATGATAATCAAAAAAGGGTTAAAGATAAGGAAGAGTCAAATGGAAACACTGATGTACATACAGAACCTTATACTGAAGAGATTTTTAATGCTCTTACTAAATTAAG gtTTGAAGAGCCAAACTCTAATAGTAGATGGGACAGTCCCCTGTTCACAGTCCAGCCATCTGATGTATTAGATCTTGAAGCAATATACAATGTACTTTATAAGCGGAAGCCTCCTCCACCTAATATGAGTACACAGAAT cCACCACTGTCATCAACAAACTTTTTATACGAACTTGACAATACTACACAAGCAATATCAAAACGGATTCTTGAAGCAAAGGAAATTGATGcttttgaagtgaaattttCTGAATACCCTGGATGTGTTCTTGAAGGAAACTTCCTACAAACAATAAACCCACAAAGTCTGCTCAGATTAAGACGGCAGTTCCTTACATATGCTAAAATGAACCATTCAAATGAAAATTCTAATAAGCTTGGTAGATTtttcattcaatatttaaataaatctttgatgaattaa